The Euzebyales bacterium genome includes the window GCCACCGTGCTGCGCGCGAAGACCGACGGCGACGTCTCGATGACCGACGGGCCCTACGCGGAGTCGAAGGAGCAGATGGGCGGCTTCTGGGTGATCGAAGCGGCCGACTTCGACGCGGCGCTGGAGTGGGCACGCAAAGCCGCCGTCGCCTGCGAGGGGCCCGTCGAGCTGCGCCCGTTCCAGGATGAGTGACGACGACCTCACCTCGGTGTTCCGGCGTGAGGCCGGCCGGTGCACCGCCACGCTGATCCGCGTCCTCGGTGAGGTCGATCTCGCCGAGGACGCGGTCGCCGAGGCGTTCGCGATCGCCGCCGAACGCTGGCCGGTCCATGGGATGCCGCCCAACCCGGGCGGGTGGATCACCACCACCGCCCGCAACCGCGCGATCGACCGGCTGCGTCGCGAGTCGTCCCGCGCCGACCGGCACCGCGCGGCGCACCGACTCCAGGCGCTCGCCATGGAACCCGACCCTGACCCCGAGCTCGACGACCTCGACGGGTTGGTCGACGTCGTCGCCGACGACCAGTTGCGGCTGATGTTCCTGTGCTGCCACCCGGCGCTGTCGCCCGACGCGCAGGTCGCGCTCACCCTCCGGCTGCTCGGCGGGCTCGACACCGGCGAGATCGCCCGCGCGTTCGTCGTGCCGGAGGCGACGATGGCCCAGCGCATCGTCCGCGCCAAGCGCAAGCTGCGCGACAACAACGCCTCGTACCGCATCCCGGAGGCTGCGGAGCTTCCTGATCGGCTCGGCCCGGTGCTGGCCGCCATCGCGCTGATCTTCACCGAAGGCCACACCGCCACCTCCGG containing:
- a CDS encoding YciI family protein gives rise to the protein MTQYLMSVWHDEEYEVDFSTPDAQRQVAQVDAFNNELQAAGAWVFGGGLHPPSSATVLRAKTDGDVSMTDGPYAESKEQMGGFWVIEAADFDAALEWARKAAVACEGPVELRPFQDE